In Methanomassiliicoccus luminyensis B10, a single genomic region encodes these proteins:
- a CDS encoding DUF1638 domain-containing protein produces the protein MRIGILACEILKKEIEQLTAGDPEVVHREYLEFFLHDEPEKLREMVLGRIDSLIGKIDVLFLGYAHCQTFNGLPGHVPMPTVMLEVDDCVAAMLGPFEYCKQKEVCAGTWFSSPGWAEKGMDAVVKELHISQDLLDQGMDGMYFAKIMFQGYSRCLFIDTGVGDRERYEAMSKDFAEQLSLRHESVAHSPRVIAEAWERTKKTARELA, from the coding sequence ATGAGGATCGGCATACTGGCATGCGAGATACTGAAGAAGGAGATAGAGCAGCTGACCGCGGGGGACCCAGAGGTCGTTCACCGGGAGTACCTGGAGTTCTTCCTTCATGACGAGCCGGAGAAGCTCAGGGAGATGGTCCTCGGCAGGATCGACTCGCTGATAGGCAAGATCGACGTGCTGTTCCTCGGCTACGCGCACTGCCAGACCTTCAACGGCCTACCCGGCCATGTGCCCATGCCCACCGTCATGCTGGAAGTGGACGACTGCGTCGCCGCCATGCTGGGGCCGTTCGAGTACTGCAAGCAGAAGGAAGTTTGCGCCGGCACCTGGTTCTCCTCCCCAGGGTGGGCGGAGAAGGGCATGGACGCCGTGGTCAAGGAGCTTCATATCAGCCAGGACCTCCTGGACCAGGGCATGGATGGCATGTACTTCGCCAAAATAATGTTCCAGGGCTACTCCCGGTGCCTGTTCATCGACACGGGGGTAGGGGACCGGGAGCGCTACGAGGCCATGTCCAAGGACTTCGCGGAGCAGCTCAGCCTGAGGCACGAGAGCGTTGCTCACAGCCCCAGGGTGATAGCGGAGGCCTGGGAGCGGACAAAGAAGACGGCTCGCGAGCTGGCGTAA
- a CDS encoding aldo/keto reductase — protein sequence MIVTDSLRMGSRVRLGGGSEMPVLGFGTWKLAGGTCARAVREAVEAGYRLIDTASMYNNEEDVGEGIRQSGIDPEELFVTTKLWSNEHGYENAMRACHRSLGKLGLDRVDLYLIHWPGGRNLDTWKAMIRLMEDEAVGAIGVSNFSLEQVDELTAGTGVTPEVDQVEFNPENSDDALLAGCRSRGIVLEAYSPLRGTDLRDAAISEIARRHSRTAAQTVLRWVLQKGAVPIVKTSHRDRMLENAELFDFSLTPEEMGAIDKVGRF from the coding sequence ATGATCGTCACCGACTCTCTCAGAATGGGCTCCAGGGTGCGCCTCGGCGGGGGTTCGGAGATGCCGGTCCTGGGGTTCGGCACCTGGAAGCTCGCCGGGGGGACCTGCGCAAGGGCGGTGCGCGAGGCCGTGGAGGCCGGCTACCGCCTTATCGACACCGCCAGCATGTACAATAACGAAGAGGATGTCGGGGAGGGCATCAGGCAGAGCGGGATCGACCCAGAGGAGCTGTTCGTCACCACCAAGCTGTGGAGCAATGAGCACGGCTACGAGAACGCCATGCGGGCCTGCCACCGCAGCCTGGGGAAGCTGGGCCTGGACCGCGTCGACCTGTACCTTATCCACTGGCCCGGGGGCAGGAACCTGGACACCTGGAAGGCCATGATCCGGTTGATGGAAGATGAGGCTGTGGGAGCCATAGGGGTGAGCAACTTCAGCCTGGAGCAGGTAGACGAGCTGACCGCGGGGACCGGAGTGACCCCGGAAGTGGACCAGGTGGAGTTCAATCCGGAGAACAGCGACGATGCTCTGCTGGCCGGGTGCAGGTCCCGCGGGATCGTGCTGGAGGCGTACAGCCCCCTGCGGGGGACCGACCTGAGGGATGCTGCCATAAGCGAGATCGCGCGCCGGCATTCCCGGACCGCGGCCCAGACGGTCCTGCGCTGGGTGCTGCAGAAGGGGGCGGTGCCTATCGTGAAGACATCGCACCGCGACAGGATGCTGGAGAACGCCGAGCTGTTCGACTTCTCCCTGACCCCGGAAGAGATGGGGGCCATAGACAAAGTGGGCAGATTTTGA
- a CDS encoding cobalamin B12-binding domain-containing protein, with amino-acid sequence MANKDEILATLKKSIETWNIELAKKSANEALAAGISPAEAVENGLGKGMETISVLFDEAKIYLPQVLAAATAMEAALKIFEPHLKGSALATKGTVVLGTVQGDIHEIGKNVVAAMLTGAGYKVIDLGKDVSVEKFVDTVRDNNAQVVGASALMTTTVTIQKEIVEAIKEDDVPVKTIFGGAPCNQEWVASIGGDAYCESGAEAAAMVGKLIKG; translated from the coding sequence ATGGCAAATAAGGACGAGATTCTAGCCACTCTTAAAAAGTCAATAGAGACTTGGAACATCGAACTTGCCAAGAAATCGGCAAATGAAGCACTCGCAGCCGGGATCTCGCCGGCCGAGGCCGTTGAGAACGGCCTGGGAAAGGGCATGGAGACAATCAGCGTTCTCTTCGACGAGGCCAAGATCTACCTGCCCCAGGTTCTGGCGGCGGCCACGGCCATGGAAGCGGCCCTGAAAATCTTCGAGCCCCACCTGAAGGGGTCCGCGCTGGCGACCAAGGGGACCGTCGTCCTCGGCACGGTCCAGGGCGACATTCACGAGATCGGCAAGAACGTGGTCGCGGCTATGTTGACCGGCGCAGGCTACAAGGTCATCGACCTCGGCAAGGATGTCTCCGTCGAGAAGTTCGTTGACACTGTAAGGGATAACAACGCCCAAGTGGTCGGCGCTTCGGCCCTCATGACCACCACGGTCACCATACAGAAGGAGATCGTCGAGGCGATCAAGGAGGACGATGTCCCCGTGAAGACCATCTTCGGCGGCGCTCCCTGCAACCAGGAATGGGTCGCCAGCATCGGCGGCGACGCCTACTGCGAGTCCGGCGCGGAAGCCGCCGCGATGGTCGGCAAGCTCATTAAGGGGTGA
- the mtbC gene encoding dimethylamine corrinoid protein MtbC yields the protein MTTAESARIELIDSIVAYNKEKVLAAVSKARSVMKAEDIINALAAGMTEVGTRFERGKLFLPHVMVAADAMTAGVKLIEGDLPKDASGGSKAVIVNGTVEGDVHDIGKSIVSTMLQCAGYKVIDLGRDVPIRNFIETAKKENGRIIGMSSLMTTTMQSQKECIDLLVEEGIRAKVKVMVGGAPATQAWADKIGADAYGENAGEAVRKAAQLLA from the coding sequence ATGACCACTGCAGAGTCTGCAAGAATCGAATTGATAGATTCGATTGTCGCATACAACAAAGAGAAGGTATTGGCCGCTGTCAGCAAGGCCAGATCAGTGATGAAAGCTGAGGATATCATTAACGCCCTGGCTGCAGGAATGACCGAGGTCGGGACTCGTTTTGAAAGGGGAAAGCTGTTCCTCCCTCACGTTATGGTAGCTGCGGACGCGATGACGGCCGGTGTCAAGCTCATCGAGGGCGACCTGCCCAAGGATGCGAGCGGTGGAAGCAAGGCGGTCATCGTCAACGGGACCGTTGAAGGCGATGTGCACGACATCGGCAAGTCGATCGTCTCTACGATGTTGCAGTGCGCAGGCTACAAGGTCATCGACCTCGGCAGGGACGTCCCCATCAGGAACTTCATTGAAACCGCGAAGAAGGAGAACGGCCGGATCATCGGCATGTCCTCCTTAATGACCACGACCATGCAGAGCCAGAAGGAGTGCATTGATCTTCTGGTCGAGGAAGGCATCAGGGCCAAGGTCAAGGTCATGGTCGGCGGTGCGCCAGCCACTCAGGCCTGGGCGGACAAGATCGGCGCCGACGCGTACGGAGAGAACGCGGGCGAGGCCGTCAGGAAGGCCGCCCAGCTGCTTGCGTAA
- a CDS encoding UbiA family prenyltransferase: MNDASASAASPAGKIRALSDLVRPELPVTAGLCVLVGQVLALGAFPSAGEAFLGFLVGFLVSGSAMISNDYFDLEVDRVNHPGRPLPSGRVTVHELAALAIAFSVLGLLSAALLGLPALALALGIWALGLLYNWRFKESGLPGNLMVATSVASTFVFGGVAVGAVNGAVLSFAALAFVFDLAEEIAAGAMDLKGDEKRKVRTLARLRGKSFALRVSGALFAMFIALSFLPFVMGWLGVVYLVLIVIADAGLAYLALRLMRSETPEEGRGRMRQLYLSLGLFIVAFIVSRLL, translated from the coding sequence TTGAACGATGCTAGCGCGAGTGCAGCGTCCCCGGCCGGGAAGATCAGGGCCCTCTCTGATCTGGTCCGACCCGAGCTGCCGGTGACCGCGGGCCTATGCGTGCTGGTGGGCCAGGTGCTGGCGCTGGGCGCGTTCCCGTCGGCAGGGGAGGCGTTCCTGGGCTTCCTGGTCGGCTTTCTTGTGTCCGGCTCAGCGATGATATCCAATGACTACTTCGACCTCGAGGTCGACCGGGTCAACCATCCCGGAAGGCCGCTCCCTTCCGGCAGGGTCACCGTCCATGAGCTGGCGGCCCTGGCGATAGCGTTCTCGGTCCTCGGCCTGCTCTCCGCGGCACTGCTTGGCCTTCCTGCCCTCGCTCTCGCCCTGGGCATATGGGCCCTGGGCCTGCTGTATAACTGGAGGTTCAAGGAGAGCGGGCTGCCCGGCAACCTGATGGTGGCCACCTCGGTGGCCTCGACCTTCGTGTTCGGGGGCGTGGCGGTGGGAGCGGTGAACGGGGCGGTGCTGTCCTTCGCCGCCCTGGCCTTCGTGTTCGACCTGGCGGAGGAGATCGCCGCCGGGGCCATGGACCTGAAGGGCGACGAAAAGAGGAAGGTCAGGACCCTGGCCAGGCTGAGGGGGAAAAGTTTCGCCCTCCGCGTCTCCGGCGCGCTGTTCGCTATGTTCATCGCCCTGAGCTTCCTGCCCTTCGTGATGGGCTGGCTCGGCGTAGTTTACCTGGTCCTCATCGTCATCGCCGATGCGGGGCTGGCTTATCTCGCCCTCAGGCTGATGAGGAGTGAGACTCCTGAAGAGGGAAGGGGGAGGATGCGCCAGCTGTACCTCTCGCTCGGCCTCTTCATAGTCGCGTTCATCGTCAGCAGGCTGCTTTGA
- a CDS encoding aldo/keto reductase, which translates to MASLSLTSTVELSNGVRMPSLGVGVFKVPNREAYQNVLDALDLGYRHIDTAAYYQNEDAVGRAVANSGVPREDVFITTKVWNSDQGYDEALAAFDRSLELLRTDYVDLYLIHWPKSDKRLETWRALEKLLDDGRARAIGVSNYLIRHLDEVIANSEVVPMVDQVEFSPFLYQKELLEYCRSNNIVLEAYSPLTRGKKLGDPRVVAVAERYGRTAAQVMIRWVLQKGMVAIPKSVHRERLAENAAVFDFTISEGDMAELDSLNEDYHTTWNPSDIP; encoded by the coding sequence ATGGCATCGCTCTCCCTCACAAGCACCGTCGAGCTTTCCAACGGCGTGCGCATGCCCTCCCTGGGCGTAGGAGTGTTCAAGGTACCTAACCGGGAGGCTTACCAGAACGTACTTGACGCTCTCGATCTCGGCTACCGGCACATCGACACCGCCGCATATTATCAGAACGAGGACGCGGTGGGCCGGGCGGTGGCGAACAGCGGGGTGCCGCGAGAAGATGTTTTCATCACCACCAAGGTGTGGAACTCCGACCAGGGGTACGATGAGGCCCTGGCCGCGTTCGACAGGAGCCTGGAGCTGCTGAGAACGGACTACGTGGACCTGTACCTCATCCACTGGCCCAAGAGCGACAAGCGCCTGGAAACCTGGAGGGCGCTGGAGAAGCTGCTTGACGATGGTCGGGCCCGAGCGATCGGGGTGAGCAACTACCTGATCCGTCATCTGGACGAGGTGATCGCCAATTCCGAGGTGGTGCCGATGGTGGACCAGGTGGAGTTCTCCCCCTTCCTCTACCAGAAGGAGCTGCTGGAGTACTGCCGGTCCAACAACATCGTCCTGGAGGCCTACAGCCCCCTGACCAGGGGGAAGAAGCTGGGCGACCCCCGCGTGGTCGCCGTCGCGGAGAGGTACGGCCGCACCGCCGCCCAGGTGATGATCCGATGGGTGCTGCAGAAGGGCATGGTGGCGATACCGAAGTCGGTGCACCGGGAGAGGCTCGCCGAGAACGCCGCGGTGTTCGATTTCACCATCTCCGAGGGGGACATGGCCGAGCTCGACTCCCTCAACGAGGACTACCACACCACCTGGAACCCCTCGGACATACCCTGA
- a CDS encoding acetate uptake transporter, which translates to MSEKYGNAAAIGFIGFGLPTVLLSLSYAGAYAADAMLLGMFIFLGGFCEVVAGAMLWKMGDTFASLAFTAFGFFWLSLAVVNLAPLLGFAAAVPDSLGFYLLMWGVFAGGMAIGALKAPRAVLFLLAGLSLLFFLLAAAQFTGSADILKIAGIWGIIDGFSGVYISLALVINESMGREIIPLFAPKAAKAAA; encoded by the coding sequence ATGAGTGAGAAATACGGAAATGCTGCGGCAATAGGGTTCATCGGCTTTGGACTGCCGACTGTTCTTCTCAGTCTGTCCTATGCCGGCGCCTACGCTGCCGACGCGATGCTCTTGGGCATGTTTATTTTCCTGGGCGGCTTTTGTGAGGTCGTCGCGGGTGCGATGCTTTGGAAGATGGGAGACACCTTCGCCTCTCTGGCCTTCACGGCCTTTGGGTTCTTCTGGCTAAGTCTGGCTGTGGTAAACCTCGCTCCTCTGCTGGGGTTCGCCGCTGCAGTCCCGGACTCTCTGGGATTCTATCTGCTCATGTGGGGCGTGTTCGCTGGCGGAATGGCCATCGGTGCGCTGAAGGCGCCTAGGGCGGTGCTGTTCCTGCTGGCCGGGCTGTCCCTGCTGTTCTTCCTGCTCGCCGCCGCCCAGTTCACCGGGAGTGCCGACATCCTCAAGATCGCCGGCATCTGGGGCATCATCGACGGTTTCTCCGGCGTGTATATCTCCCTGGCCCTCGTGATCAACGAGTCCATGGGCCGCGAGATCATACCCCTGTTCGCCCCCAAGGCCGCCAAGGCCGCGGCTTGA
- a CDS encoding DMT family transporter: protein MVDVSVEEGKTQLNQNLSQDLETLRQNEHKKRVRIGYMMALFCAVLWGLWYVPGTTVWVLNPFDTMFAELAVTHGDSASLVVTAVLISGLNAATVIIALMIWNGALGKFKEMGRTIRELKPCTRWYFLASICGGPIAILGSFIAMGFVGAGFAAVAALLYPVIGSAVSYKYLGQKISKRAMLGILIIIVGGFIIYVGKLMLDLANGGGSTIGYIGGIMAACGWGLEGAIAAKGLDVSEPDVGITIRFLGENIIWWILIIPVLALLGFPMYTYAIQVFEPMTLITLIILGLTFGFCYVSWYKSFPLIGVGRGQGVGNLYGLFAVVFLFLFLGTPQDWTLILGGILCVAGSLVMFTEESLELQSLRRE from the coding sequence ATGGTAGACGTAAGTGTAGAAGAAGGAAAAACGCAATTAAATCAAAATCTATCACAAGATTTGGAAACGTTAAGACAGAACGAGCACAAGAAGAGGGTGCGCATCGGGTACATGATGGCCCTGTTCTGTGCCGTTCTCTGGGGGCTTTGGTACGTCCCGGGGACTACCGTGTGGGTGCTGAACCCGTTCGACACAATGTTCGCGGAACTGGCGGTTACTCATGGTGATTCCGCCTCCCTGGTGGTCACCGCGGTACTCATATCCGGGCTAAATGCGGCGACCGTCATCATCGCGCTGATGATATGGAACGGTGCGCTGGGCAAGTTCAAGGAGATGGGGCGGACAATAAGGGAGCTGAAGCCTTGCACTCGCTGGTACTTCCTCGCGTCCATCTGCGGCGGCCCGATAGCTATTCTGGGCTCGTTCATCGCCATGGGCTTTGTCGGCGCCGGCTTCGCAGCCGTCGCAGCCTTGCTGTATCCGGTCATCGGGTCGGCGGTGTCTTACAAGTATCTCGGCCAGAAGATCTCCAAGAGGGCCATGTTGGGCATTCTGATCATCATCGTGGGCGGCTTCATAATCTATGTCGGCAAGCTCATGCTCGACCTGGCCAATGGCGGCGGGTCGACCATCGGCTACATCGGCGGGATAATGGCGGCCTGCGGCTGGGGTCTTGAGGGAGCGATCGCCGCAAAGGGGCTGGACGTCTCTGAGCCCGATGTCGGCATCACCATAAGGTTCCTGGGCGAGAACATCATCTGGTGGATCCTTATCATACCGGTCCTCGCACTGCTCGGCTTCCCCATGTACACCTACGCGATCCAGGTCTTTGAGCCGATGACGCTGATCACCCTGATAATCCTGGGCTTGACCTTTGGTTTCTGCTATGTCTCCTGGTACAAGTCATTCCCGCTGATAGGGGTGGGCAGAGGTCAAGGTGTCGGCAACCTGTACGGTCTCTTTGCGGTGGTATTCCTGTTCCTTTTCCTCGGGACACCTCAGGACTGGACCCTAATTCTGGGCGGCATACTCTGTGTCGCAGGGAGCCTGGTGATGTTCACGGAGGAAAGTCTGGAGCTTCAATCTCTAAGGAGGGAGTAA
- a CDS encoding 4Fe-4S binding protein: MMTDLRSEVLAKCAHLDIPMVGFAPAERWDEASELEVPAEFRPRSIFPEARSVVVIGIPVHLPVLETTPSIWYHELYGTVNRLLDQDAYRIATMLNEQGHPSVSVPRDGYGGLSVLKERPMAFFSHRHAAYYAGLGTFGVNNMLLTPRYGPRVRFTSIFTSAELPADPVMKEDVCIRCMRCTRACPVGALSDGEYPEALTDKAACVSQHEELYKRHVSPCGICIKVCPVGRDRKHFARTDAALYSDREGHERYHRAWEHVRRYGGK; the protein is encoded by the coding sequence ATGATGACAGACCTGAGGTCCGAGGTCCTGGCGAAGTGCGCTCACTTGGACATCCCCATGGTGGGGTTCGCGCCGGCGGAGCGGTGGGACGAGGCATCCGAGCTCGAGGTCCCTGCGGAGTTCCGGCCCCGGTCCATCTTTCCGGAAGCGAGGTCGGTCGTCGTGATCGGCATCCCGGTGCACCTGCCGGTGCTGGAGACCACCCCGTCCATCTGGTACCACGAGCTGTACGGCACGGTCAACCGCCTGCTGGACCAGGACGCCTACCGCATCGCGACCATGCTCAACGAGCAGGGGCATCCATCGGTGTCGGTCCCCCGGGACGGGTACGGCGGGTTGAGCGTCCTAAAAGAACGCCCGATGGCGTTCTTCTCGCACCGCCACGCCGCGTACTACGCCGGCCTGGGCACCTTCGGGGTGAACAACATGCTGCTGACGCCGCGGTACGGGCCCAGAGTGCGGTTCACTTCCATATTCACCTCCGCGGAGCTGCCGGCGGACCCAGTCATGAAAGAAGATGTGTGCATCCGATGCATGCGCTGCACCCGCGCCTGTCCGGTCGGGGCCCTCTCGGATGGCGAGTACCCCGAGGCGCTGACGGACAAGGCCGCCTGCGTCTCCCAGCACGAGGAGCTGTACAAGAGGCACGTGTCGCCGTGCGGCATCTGCATCAAGGTATGCCCGGTCGGCCGGGACAGGAAGCACTTCGCCAGGACCGATGCCGCTCTGTACTCCGACCGCGAGGGACACGAGCGATATCACCGGGCATGGGAGCACGTCCGGAGATATGGCGGCAAGTAA
- a CDS encoding corrinoid protein — MANKDQILEDARNAVLEYDADAAVEAAQASIKAGISPVDMIQDGFSKAMNEVGAKFGEKKLFLPHVIAAAEAMTKGIEVLTPELEKQGTKEGPGLGTVVIGTIEGDIHSIGKDIVAIMLKIAGFNVMNLGRDIPVSQFIDVAKKNDARVIGTSALMTSTMVNQIRVEELLKEEGLKSKIKTMVGGAPVTQQWADQIGADLYAENATDSVNRLKAAL; from the coding sequence ATGGCAAATAAAGACCAGATACTAGAAGACGCAAGGAACGCAGTGCTGGAGTACGACGCTGACGCCGCGGTCGAAGCGGCCCAGGCATCCATAAAGGCGGGCATAAGCCCGGTCGATATGATCCAGGACGGCTTCTCCAAGGCAATGAACGAGGTAGGCGCCAAATTCGGCGAGAAGAAGCTGTTCCTGCCCCACGTGATCGCGGCCGCCGAGGCCATGACCAAGGGGATCGAGGTCCTCACTCCCGAGCTCGAGAAGCAGGGAACGAAAGAGGGTCCCGGCCTCGGGACCGTGGTGATCGGAACGATCGAGGGCGACATCCACAGCATCGGCAAGGACATCGTTGCCATCATGCTGAAGATCGCGGGCTTCAACGTGATGAACCTGGGGAGGGACATCCCTGTCTCCCAGTTCATCGACGTTGCCAAGAAGAACGACGCTCGCGTGATCGGCACTTCCGCGCTGATGACCAGCACAATGGTCAACCAGATCAGGGTAGAGGAGCTCCTCAAGGAAGAGGGCCTGAAGTCCAAGATCAAGACCATGGTGGGCGGGGCCCCGGTGACCCAGCAATGGGCGGACCAGATCGGTGCCGACCTGTACGCTGAGAACGCCACCGATTCCGTCAACAGGCTGAAGGCGGCCTTATAA
- a CDS encoding DEAD/DEAH box helicase has translation MQGEAARKARAEEQYRLGLDLENMGKIDDAIIAYIRALTVLPELGEAHLRLADIYSKRGNPRKAEHHSALAKRGRSASPPAPIASPAPPASRPAFVPLPRRASRPRELPDKLPSVLSGTLDPPSQESEDEQEDRRVLAMLPLTGDNFFGRFSGLREIQRKSIPAIMEGGDVMVLSSTASGKTEAVFAPLTEMMISEGWKGLSVVYISPTRALISDIRQRLEDILLPLGVRVAQRDGDVKDLNESDPQNVIVTTPESLDSMMCWKRRQLKNVKAVVLDEVHMIDSTYRGDQTRALLRRMRMELGLRFRVYALTATLGRPDKVAAKYMDSPKLVQAGGGRGLEYHIVPELENALFWARQKKASKVLVFCNTPREAEEVINNTLRFHYPPEVLRVHHGKLEKERRKEAEALLKEGERAVCACTSTLEVGVDIGDIDLVILHSLPRSVSSLAQRIGRSNRRGDRISVVAVGKGGTMLYYERVFKSILSGKFEAPEMEFDPSVAVQQVLSSLVGGPRSEGFFEDLFDGLCAKDDVASILASLRSGGYVREEGGRLFADRGCLDLGPKVYSNIAGFESILVVEEGSGTPIGQVDLPVDNIFVLSGQAWIVKERLEDMVVVERADRSTTIAKFASYERKGAFHPLLPADIRERQEKRAKESKRE, from the coding sequence TTGCAGGGCGAGGCGGCGAGGAAGGCGAGGGCGGAAGAGCAGTACCGCCTGGGGCTGGACCTCGAGAACATGGGGAAGATCGACGACGCCATCATCGCGTACATCCGCGCCCTGACCGTTCTCCCGGAGCTGGGGGAGGCACATCTGCGCCTCGCGGACATCTATTCCAAGAGAGGGAACCCCCGGAAGGCGGAGCACCACAGCGCCCTGGCCAAGAGGGGGCGGAGCGCTTCACCCCCCGCCCCGATCGCCTCACCGGCCCCGCCGGCGAGCAGGCCGGCCTTCGTTCCGCTGCCCCGGAGGGCCTCGCGCCCGAGGGAGCTGCCCGACAAGCTGCCTTCGGTGCTCTCCGGCACGCTGGATCCGCCCAGCCAAGAATCTGAGGATGAGCAGGAGGACCGGCGGGTGCTCGCCATGCTCCCCCTTACCGGGGACAACTTCTTCGGGCGGTTCAGCGGGCTGAGGGAGATCCAGCGGAAGTCGATACCCGCGATAATGGAGGGCGGGGACGTGATGGTTCTCTCGTCCACCGCCAGCGGAAAGACCGAGGCGGTGTTCGCTCCCTTGACGGAGATGATGATCTCAGAGGGCTGGAAGGGATTGTCGGTAGTGTACATCTCCCCCACCAGGGCGCTGATATCGGACATCCGGCAGAGGCTGGAGGACATCCTGCTGCCTCTCGGCGTCAGGGTGGCCCAGAGGGACGGGGACGTCAAGGACCTCAACGAGAGCGATCCGCAGAACGTCATCGTGACCACGCCGGAGTCGCTGGACTCGATGATGTGCTGGAAGCGCCGCCAGCTCAAGAACGTGAAGGCAGTGGTGCTGGACGAGGTGCACATGATCGACAGCACCTACCGAGGCGACCAGACCAGGGCGCTTCTGCGGAGGATGCGCATGGAGCTGGGCCTGCGGTTCCGCGTGTACGCCCTGACCGCCACGCTGGGGAGGCCGGACAAGGTGGCGGCGAAATACATGGACTCGCCGAAGCTGGTGCAGGCCGGGGGAGGCCGGGGGCTGGAATACCACATCGTGCCCGAGCTGGAGAACGCGCTGTTCTGGGCGAGGCAGAAGAAGGCCTCCAAGGTCCTGGTGTTCTGCAATACCCCCCGGGAGGCCGAGGAGGTCATCAACAACACGCTGCGCTTCCACTATCCTCCCGAGGTCCTCAGGGTGCACCACGGTAAGCTGGAGAAGGAGAGGAGAAAGGAGGCGGAAGCGCTGCTAAAGGAGGGCGAGAGGGCGGTGTGCGCATGCACCTCCACGCTGGAGGTGGGGGTGGACATCGGCGACATCGACCTGGTGATCCTGCACTCCCTCCCCCGCTCCGTCTCGTCCCTGGCGCAGCGCATCGGGCGCTCCAACCGCCGGGGGGACCGCATCTCCGTGGTGGCGGTAGGAAAGGGAGGCACCATGCTCTACTACGAGAGGGTCTTCAAGTCCATCCTCAGCGGCAAGTTCGAGGCGCCGGAGATGGAGTTCGACCCGTCGGTGGCGGTGCAGCAGGTGCTGTCCTCGCTGGTCGGCGGGCCGCGCAGCGAGGGGTTCTTCGAGGACCTGTTCGACGGGCTGTGCGCCAAGGACGATGTGGCGTCGATCCTCGCCTCCCTCCGCTCGGGCGGGTACGTGCGCGAGGAGGGCGGGAGGCTGTTCGCGGACAGGGGCTGCCTGGACCTGGGCCCCAAGGTGTACTCCAACATCGCCGGCTTCGAGAGCATCCTGGTGGTGGAGGAAGGTTCGGGAACGCCGATCGGCCAGGTGGACCTGCCGGTGGACAACATCTTCGTTCTTTCCGGGCAGGCATGGATCGTCAAGGAGAGGCTGGAGGACATGGTCGTGGTGGAGAGAGCGGACCGCAGCACCACCATCGCCAAGTTCGCTTCCTACGAGCGCAAGGGGGCGTTCCACCCCCTGCTCCCGGCGGATATCAGGGAGAGGCAGGAGAAGAGGGCCAAGGAGAGCAAACGCGAATAA